A genomic stretch from Mycobacterium cookii includes:
- a CDS encoding acyl-CoA dehydrogenase family protein — protein MASASGQQLDAALAELGWLEMLDEMPYAAVPLVFRLLGETGAHAPVLNDVLLRAAGREGGGVVPMRYTGDSWVIWARTGEPSSVLGEDLPIHPVPEGDSVPIGAGRYALGWWLVGAGRAMLALARRHALDRTQFGRPVASFQAIRHRLAETLVAVEGAEATLAAAAAAPDDLSYLLAKAAAGQAALTAARHCQQVLGGIGFTAEHELHRHVKRTLVLDGLLGSSRELTREAGAMLRTNGFAPRVAQL, from the coding sequence ATGGCGTCGGCGTCGGGCCAGCAACTCGACGCCGCATTGGCCGAGCTGGGCTGGCTCGAGATGTTGGATGAAATGCCATACGCCGCAGTACCTTTGGTCTTTCGGCTGCTCGGCGAGACAGGCGCGCACGCTCCGGTGCTCAACGACGTACTGCTGCGTGCGGCCGGGCGCGAAGGCGGCGGCGTAGTACCCATGCGGTACACCGGCGACTCCTGGGTCATCTGGGCCCGGACTGGCGAGCCCAGCTCGGTATTGGGCGAGGATTTGCCGATACACCCGGTGCCTGAGGGTGATTCGGTGCCGATTGGCGCGGGACGTTATGCGCTCGGCTGGTGGTTGGTCGGTGCCGGCCGCGCGATGTTGGCGTTGGCTCGCCGACATGCGTTGGACCGCACGCAGTTCGGTCGGCCCGTCGCGTCGTTCCAGGCGATTCGGCATCGACTGGCCGAGACACTCGTCGCCGTCGAAGGCGCGGAAGCCACGCTGGCGGCGGCTGCCGCCGCACCCGACGACTTGAGCTACCTGCTCGCCAAGGCCGCGGCCGGCCAAGCGGCGCTGACCGCCGCCCGCCATTGCCAGCAGGTTCTCGGCGGTATCGGCTTCACCGCCGAGCATGAACTGCACCGGCACGTCAAGCGCACGCTGGTGCTGGACGGATTGCTCGGCAGTTCGCGCGAGCTCACCCGGGAAGCGGGAGCGATGTTACGCACCAACGGGTTTGCACCGCGCGTTGCCCAGCTGTGA
- a CDS encoding acyl-CoA dehydrogenase family protein: MQLTFDADVEKFRAEFVAFLDAHLPDDAETMQRSRSSSDVPPWARRWQRLLFDHGWLLPGNPPEFGGRNATVLQQYVHAEELSRRRIYPSFNPQGVGIIAASILSFGTSEQKQQWAVPILRAEIAASLGMSEPGAGSDLASLSTKAVRDGDHFVVNGQKVWTSGAHDADVLLTFVRTDPDAPKHKGISVLLIPTDSPGLSRRPFASASDREDLDFNEVFFTDVRVPAENLVGPLNEGWRVANGSLGHERTMLWMGYADQLQELTVDFSPSGALECDHYATLAMDCEALRLLGSVAVARAARGDEDVAAMSVLKLLGSEAVQAATGHVLSSAGGDGLIHPALTGPYAPLNLDSHFASWFDRYFRTFAATIAGGTSEIQRNIIAQRILGLPRN; encoded by the coding sequence ATGCAACTGACCTTCGATGCCGACGTCGAGAAATTCAGAGCGGAATTCGTGGCGTTTCTGGACGCGCATCTGCCGGACGACGCCGAAACCATGCAACGGTCGCGCTCGTCGTCGGACGTCCCGCCGTGGGCGCGACGGTGGCAGCGACTGCTGTTCGACCACGGTTGGCTGCTGCCCGGCAACCCGCCGGAATTCGGCGGCCGCAACGCCACGGTGCTGCAGCAGTACGTGCACGCCGAAGAGTTGTCGCGGCGGCGGATCTATCCGAGCTTCAACCCGCAGGGCGTCGGCATCATCGCCGCCTCGATTCTGTCGTTCGGCACGTCCGAGCAGAAGCAGCAGTGGGCGGTGCCCATCCTGCGTGCCGAGATCGCCGCATCGTTGGGGATGAGTGAGCCGGGCGCCGGTTCGGATCTGGCGTCGCTGAGTACCAAGGCGGTGCGGGACGGCGACCATTTCGTCGTCAACGGCCAAAAGGTGTGGACGTCGGGTGCCCACGACGCCGACGTCTTGCTGACGTTCGTGCGGACCGACCCCGATGCGCCCAAGCACAAGGGGATCAGCGTGCTGCTGATCCCCACTGACAGTCCCGGGTTGTCGCGCAGGCCATTCGCGTCGGCGTCGGATCGCGAGGACTTGGATTTCAACGAGGTGTTCTTCACCGACGTACGCGTGCCGGCCGAGAATCTCGTCGGACCGCTGAACGAGGGCTGGCGGGTCGCCAACGGGTCACTCGGGCACGAGCGCACCATGCTGTGGATGGGATATGCCGACCAATTACAGGAATTGACGGTCGATTTCAGTCCGTCGGGAGCCCTCGAATGCGATCACTACGCGACGTTGGCGATGGACTGCGAGGCGCTCCGGCTGCTCGGGTCGGTGGCCGTCGCCCGGGCCGCGCGCGGCGACGAGGATGTGGCGGCTATGTCGGTGCTGAAATTGCTTGGCTCCGAGGCGGTTCAGGCTGCGACCGGACATGTGCTGAGCTCGGCGGGTGGTGACGGGCTGATCCACCCCGCTCTCACCGGACCGTATGCGCCGTTGAACCTGGATTCGCATTTCGCCAGCTGGTTCGACCGCTACTTCCGCACCTTCGCGGCGACCATCGCCGGTGGTACGTCGGAGATTCAGCGCAACATCATCGCGCAGCGGATCCTCGGCCTGCCGCGCAATTGA
- a CDS encoding TetR/AcrR family transcriptional regulator — MTSPSEEPAWKQRAVERSIKTAKLRAAQRVQRFLDAAQAIIIEKGSTDFTVQEVVDRSRQSLRSFYLQFDGKHELLLALFEDALSRSADQIRAATDNHSDPAERLKVAVELLFEASRPDPTAKRPLFTDFAPRLLVSHPEEVKVAHAPLVSLLTELMEAASEAGELRAGVNPKRMAAMTMQTVMFIAQSSGGSDEATVKPITADEVWDFCSRGFVGD; from the coding sequence GTGACCAGCCCAAGCGAAGAGCCGGCTTGGAAGCAGCGCGCGGTTGAGCGGTCGATTAAGACGGCGAAATTGCGGGCGGCGCAGCGCGTCCAACGGTTCCTCGACGCGGCCCAGGCCATCATCATCGAAAAGGGCAGCACGGACTTCACCGTGCAAGAGGTCGTCGACCGGTCCCGGCAGTCGCTGCGGAGCTTCTACCTGCAGTTTGACGGCAAGCACGAGCTATTGCTCGCGCTCTTCGAAGACGCGTTGAGCCGCTCGGCCGACCAGATCCGCGCCGCAACGGACAATCACTCGGACCCCGCCGAGCGGCTGAAAGTCGCGGTCGAGTTGCTCTTCGAGGCGTCCCGACCCGACCCGACCGCCAAGCGGCCGCTGTTCACCGACTTCGCACCACGATTGCTGGTTTCACACCCCGAAGAGGTCAAGGTAGCTCATGCACCATTGGTGAGTTTGCTAACCGAGCTGATGGAGGCCGCCAGCGAAGCCGGGGAACTGCGTGCGGGCGTGAACCCGAAGCGGATGGCTGCCATGACCATGCAGACGGTGATGTTCATCGCGCAGTCCAGCGGCGGGTCCGACGAGGCGACGGTCAAACCCATCACCGCCGACGAGGTCTGGGACTTCTGCTCGCGTGGATTCGTCGGCGATTAA
- a CDS encoding acyl-CoA thioesterase, whose translation MPDLWTDLLGCLDLRGPADDSTFDGASQQLNYHRVFGGQLLGQFIWAASLTCPDKAVKSVHTVFAREGRAADPVRYHATRQHEGRSFASLTITAHQPHAVLASSAVSMHAVEDGPENQDCEAVSAVLDDDHRVDLDLIPWETRSADDLSAVAAGPPRFEVWMRTPPVDAHLAPALTAYATDLTLIGTALRPIEGYTHSGNGTLFTSAVTSHTVWFHRQFRTDRWLLLRQHSPVLAHGRCFGRGDVLTEGGELVASYAQEALLRFRDDGDNNRAHIAPAQSVGE comes from the coding sequence GTGCCCGATCTGTGGACCGACTTGCTCGGCTGCCTGGATCTGCGCGGTCCTGCCGATGACTCGACGTTTGACGGTGCGAGCCAACAGCTGAACTACCACCGGGTGTTCGGTGGTCAACTTCTCGGACAGTTCATCTGGGCCGCGAGCCTGACGTGTCCCGACAAGGCCGTCAAGTCGGTGCACACGGTGTTCGCCCGCGAAGGCCGCGCGGCCGATCCGGTTCGCTACCACGCGACGCGTCAGCACGAGGGTCGGTCGTTTGCCAGCCTGACCATCACCGCCCACCAACCTCATGCCGTGCTGGCCAGCAGCGCGGTCAGCATGCACGCCGTCGAAGACGGTCCGGAAAACCAAGACTGCGAAGCCGTTTCGGCGGTGTTGGACGACGATCATCGGGTCGACCTTGACCTGATCCCCTGGGAAACCCGCTCCGCCGACGATCTGAGCGCTGTCGCCGCGGGCCCACCACGATTCGAAGTGTGGATGCGGACGCCGCCTGTCGACGCGCATCTCGCGCCGGCGCTGACGGCCTATGCCACCGACCTCACGCTGATCGGCACCGCGCTGCGTCCTATCGAGGGCTACACCCACAGCGGCAACGGCACCTTGTTCACCTCCGCCGTCACCTCGCACACGGTGTGGTTTCACCGGCAGTTCCGCACCGATCGCTGGCTGCTGCTGCGTCAGCACAGCCCAGTCCTGGCTCACGGCCGGTGCTTTGGCCGTGGCGACGTTCTCACCGAAGGCGGCGAGTTGGTCGCCTCGTATGCCCAGGAGGCGCTGTTGCGTTTCCGCGACGACGGCGACAACAACCGTGCGCATATCGCACCAGCTCAGAGCGTAGGAGAATGA
- a CDS encoding cytochrome P450 — protein MTVTAPDGVYYDPYDVEINADPYQAFRAIREEAPLYYNEQHDFYALSRYADVDDAIVDHATFSSARGAIIELIKANIDIPPGVIIFEDPPLHDVHRKLLARMFTPRKITALEPKIREFCAHSLDPIVGSGHFDFVGDLGAQMPMRVIGMLLGVPEEYQEAARDMTSDQMRTEAGKPMDAAAGMNSGEFFAEFIDWRAEHPSDDIMTDLLNVEFVDEKGVTRRLTREELLTYISVVSGAGNETTTRLIGWAGKVLAEHPDQRRELAENPALIPAAIEELLRFEPPAPHVARYVTRDVTYYGQTVPEGSAMMMLIGAANRDHRQFPPDGDVFDIHREPRQHLSFSVGTHYCLGSALARLEGRIALEEILKRFPEWEVDLSRAALSPTSTVRGWDTMPAIVG, from the coding sequence TTGACCGTCACCGCTCCCGATGGCGTCTATTACGACCCGTACGACGTGGAGATCAATGCCGACCCTTATCAGGCCTTTCGGGCGATCCGCGAAGAGGCACCGCTCTATTACAACGAGCAGCACGACTTTTATGCGCTGAGCCGTTATGCCGATGTCGACGACGCGATCGTCGATCACGCGACATTCAGTTCGGCCCGCGGCGCCATCATCGAGCTGATCAAAGCCAACATCGACATACCCCCCGGCGTGATCATCTTCGAGGACCCGCCACTGCACGACGTGCACCGCAAGCTGCTGGCCCGGATGTTCACCCCGCGCAAGATCACCGCGCTGGAACCGAAGATCCGCGAATTCTGTGCGCACAGTTTGGATCCCATCGTCGGCTCCGGTCATTTCGACTTCGTCGGCGACCTCGGCGCCCAGATGCCGATGCGGGTCATCGGCATGCTGCTCGGTGTTCCCGAGGAGTACCAGGAAGCCGCGCGCGACATGACGAGCGACCAAATGCGCACGGAGGCAGGCAAACCCATGGATGCCGCCGCCGGCATGAACAGCGGTGAGTTCTTCGCCGAGTTTATCGACTGGCGCGCCGAGCACCCCTCCGACGACATCATGACCGATCTGCTGAACGTCGAATTCGTCGACGAGAAGGGCGTCACGCGGCGGCTGACCCGCGAAGAGTTGCTGACCTACATCAGCGTGGTCTCCGGCGCGGGCAACGAGACGACCACCCGGCTGATCGGTTGGGCCGGAAAAGTTTTGGCCGAGCATCCCGATCAGCGGCGAGAGCTGGCCGAGAACCCGGCCCTGATCCCCGCGGCGATCGAGGAACTGCTGCGCTTCGAGCCGCCGGCCCCGCACGTCGCCCGCTACGTCACGCGCGACGTCACGTACTACGGCCAGACGGTTCCGGAGGGCAGCGCGATGATGATGCTCATCGGTGCCGCCAACCGCGACCATCGTCAATTCCCGCCGGACGGTGACGTTTTCGACATTCACCGCGAGCCACGCCAGCACCTGTCCTTCAGCGTCGGCACGCACTACTGTCTCGGCTCGGCGCTGGCCCGGCTGGAGGGGCGCATCGCGCTCGAAGAGATTCTGAAGCGCTTCCCGGAATGGGAGGTCGACCTCAGCCGTGCCGCATTGTCTCCGACGTCCACCGTGCGCGGCTGGGACACGATGCCGGCGATCGTCGGTTGA
- a CDS encoding mycofactocin-coupled SDR family oxidoreductase: MAGRVEGKVAFITGAARGQGRAHAVRLAQEGADIIAVDICKKIDTVDLIAASTPEDLAETADLVKGLNRRIYTAEVDVRDYDALKAAVDTGVEQLGKLDIIVANAGIGNGGQTLDKTSERDWTAMIDINLGGVWKTVKAGVPHIIAGGNGGSIILTSSVGGLKAYPHTGHYVAAKHGVVGLMRTFAVELGAQNIRVNSVHPTNVNTPLFMNDGTMRLFRPDLENPGPEDMKVVGQLMHTLPIGWVEPEDIANAVLFLASDEARYVTGVTLPVDGGSCLK, from the coding sequence ATGGCGGGTCGAGTCGAAGGCAAGGTCGCATTCATCACCGGCGCGGCCCGCGGTCAGGGCCGCGCGCACGCGGTGCGACTGGCGCAGGAGGGCGCCGACATCATCGCGGTGGACATCTGTAAGAAGATCGACACCGTCGACCTGATCGCCGCCTCCACACCAGAGGATCTGGCCGAGACCGCCGACCTGGTGAAGGGACTCAACCGCCGGATCTACACCGCCGAGGTCGACGTCCGTGACTACGACGCGCTCAAGGCCGCGGTGGACACCGGCGTCGAGCAGCTCGGCAAGCTCGACATCATCGTCGCCAACGCAGGCATCGGAAACGGCGGCCAGACGCTGGACAAGACCAGCGAAAGAGACTGGACCGCCATGATCGACATCAACCTCGGCGGTGTGTGGAAGACCGTGAAAGCCGGTGTGCCGCATATCATCGCGGGTGGCAACGGCGGTTCGATCATCCTCACCAGCTCGGTCGGTGGGCTCAAGGCCTACCCGCACACCGGTCACTACGTCGCCGCCAAGCACGGGGTGGTCGGCTTGATGCGCACGTTCGCCGTCGAGCTCGGCGCCCAGAACATCCGCGTCAACTCCGTGCACCCGACCAACGTCAACACCCCACTGTTCATGAACGACGGCACCATGCGGCTGTTCCGCCCCGACCTGGAGAACCCGGGCCCCGAGGACATGAAGGTCGTCGGGCAGCTGATGCACACCCTGCCGATCGGCTGGGTCGAGCCCGAGGACATCGCCAACGCGGTGCTGTTCCTGGCGTCCGACGAAGCGCGTTACGTCACCGGCGTCACGCTGCCCGTCGACGGTGGTAGCTGCCTGAAGTGA
- a CDS encoding phosphotransferase, with amino-acid sequence MTLAELSIPNDWDEITPAWMTAALSRSHPDAVVGDVEVVLRDDGTNRRARLGLEYFAGTGPATVFAKAVDPAHAELVALTSGLFHEPRLFTSGVVLPLDHPTVYTAIIDEEASNFVMIMEDVVARGADPRDSTRPLTIDQAASGVRGLARLHGEFWGAKTTANPALNWVEPFVAFAGLEYAPLEIAHQRLGDSVPAEIPAMTGKELFVDIWARYIGTLTETPQTLLHGDPHIGNTYVLPDDTVGFLDWQMARRGNFALDLGYFLQGALTTADRRASERELVEEYRSALTLPDDDKPSADEVWLRYRSSVAHGLAIWMATLSGGDAWQSAEICLALAQRYAEAFVDLETRAALDSIAS; translated from the coding sequence GTGACGCTCGCCGAATTGTCGATTCCCAACGACTGGGACGAGATCACCCCGGCGTGGATGACCGCGGCCCTGAGCCGCAGCCATCCTGACGCCGTTGTCGGCGACGTCGAGGTGGTGCTTCGTGACGACGGCACCAACCGGCGAGCCCGGCTCGGGCTGGAATATTTCGCCGGAACCGGACCGGCCACCGTGTTCGCCAAGGCAGTGGACCCGGCGCATGCCGAGCTCGTCGCGCTGACCAGTGGACTGTTTCACGAGCCGCGACTGTTCACCTCGGGAGTCGTTCTGCCGCTTGATCATCCGACCGTCTACACTGCGATCATCGACGAAGAGGCGTCCAACTTCGTGATGATCATGGAGGATGTCGTCGCGCGCGGCGCCGACCCGCGGGATTCCACGCGGCCGTTGACAATCGATCAGGCGGCCAGCGGCGTTCGCGGGCTGGCCAGGCTGCATGGCGAATTCTGGGGTGCGAAGACCACGGCCAATCCAGCGCTCAACTGGGTCGAGCCGTTCGTCGCGTTCGCCGGTCTGGAGTACGCACCACTGGAGATCGCGCACCAACGCCTGGGCGATTCCGTTCCCGCCGAAATCCCGGCGATGACAGGTAAGGAACTGTTCGTCGACATCTGGGCCCGCTACATCGGCACGCTGACCGAGACGCCGCAGACGCTGCTGCACGGTGATCCGCACATCGGGAACACCTATGTGCTGCCGGACGACACCGTCGGATTCCTGGATTGGCAGATGGCGCGTCGCGGCAACTTCGCCCTCGACCTCGGTTATTTCCTGCAAGGGGCGCTGACCACCGCTGACCGTCGTGCCAGTGAGCGCGAACTCGTCGAGGAATACCGGTCCGCGCTGACGTTGCCGGACGATGACAAGCCGAGCGCCGACGAGGTGTGGCTGCGCTATCGCTCGTCGGTCGCGCACGGGTTGGCGATTTGGATGGCCACGCTCAGCGGCGGGGACGCCTGGCAAAGCGCCGAGATCTGCCTGGCGCTGGCGCAGCGCTACGCGGAAGCCTTCGTCGACCTCGAAACCCGCGCCGCGCTGGATTCCATCGCGAGCTAG
- a CDS encoding SDR family NAD(P)-dependent oxidoreductase — MDGFDGKGAVVTGGANGIGFATATEFARRGARIVLADVDKPRLEQAVAHLHGEGYDAHGVMCDVRHLDEMVHLADEAFRLLGQVDVVFSNAGIVVAGPIAQMNHEDWRWVIDIDLWGSIHAVEAFLPRLLAQGSGGHIAFTASFAGLMPNVGLGAYSVAKYGVVGLAENLAREVKDDGIGVSVLCPMVVETKLVSNSERIRGADYGLASTSTPALPDTLNVDEVARLTADAIVANRLYVLPHSAARASIRRRFDRIDQTFDDQAGEGWSH; from the coding sequence ATGGACGGATTCGACGGTAAAGGCGCTGTTGTCACCGGTGGCGCGAACGGCATCGGGTTCGCCACTGCCACTGAATTCGCCCGTCGTGGAGCGCGAATCGTGCTCGCCGACGTCGACAAGCCCCGGCTGGAACAGGCGGTGGCACACTTGCACGGCGAGGGCTACGACGCCCACGGCGTCATGTGCGACGTCCGGCATCTCGACGAGATGGTCCACCTCGCCGATGAGGCGTTTCGCCTTCTCGGCCAGGTCGACGTCGTCTTCAGCAATGCCGGCATCGTGGTCGCCGGCCCGATCGCGCAGATGAACCACGAGGACTGGCGCTGGGTGATCGACATCGACCTGTGGGGTTCCATCCACGCCGTCGAGGCGTTCCTGCCACGGTTACTCGCGCAGGGCAGCGGCGGCCACATCGCCTTCACCGCGTCGTTCGCCGGCCTGATGCCCAATGTCGGCCTCGGGGCCTACAGCGTCGCGAAATACGGCGTCGTGGGCCTCGCCGAGAACCTGGCCCGTGAGGTCAAGGACGACGGCATCGGTGTCTCGGTGCTGTGCCCGATGGTCGTGGAGACCAAGCTGGTGTCGAATTCCGAGCGGATCCGCGGCGCCGATTACGGGCTGGCGTCGACGAGCACTCCGGCGCTTCCCGACACGTTGAACGTCGACGAGGTGGCGCGCCTGACCGCCGACGCGATTGTGGCCAACCGCTTGTACGTGTTGCCGCACTCCGCCGCTCGCGCGTCAATCCGTCGCCGGTTCGACCGCATCGACCAGACTTTCGACGATCAGGCCGGCGAAGGATGGAGTCACTAG
- a CDS encoding SDR family NAD(P)-dependent oxidoreductase, which produces MTISPSDIMLTGRVAVVTGGGAGIGRGVAAGLAAFGASVAIWERNPDSCAEAAKAIGALGIVTDVRDSDQVHAAFDQTLAELGPVTILVNNAGGVFFSPLLDTSENGWDALYKANLRHVLLCTQLVARALVNAELSGSIINLTSIEGVRAAPGYAAYAAAKAGVINYTKTAAFELAPHGIRVNAIAPDLTITEGLMALSPDGLAPELGQAIPQGRAGHVDEIACTAVFLASDMASYITGQTIHVDGGTQAAGGWYHHTATGGFKFGPG; this is translated from the coding sequence GTGACCATCAGCCCGTCGGACATCATGCTCACCGGCCGTGTCGCGGTGGTCACCGGAGGCGGCGCCGGCATCGGACGTGGCGTCGCCGCCGGCCTGGCGGCGTTCGGCGCCTCGGTGGCGATCTGGGAGCGTAATCCCGACAGCTGCGCAGAGGCCGCGAAAGCCATTGGCGCACTGGGCATCGTCACCGATGTGCGAGACAGCGATCAGGTCCACGCGGCGTTCGACCAGACGCTGGCCGAACTCGGCCCGGTGACGATCCTGGTGAACAACGCCGGCGGTGTGTTCTTTTCTCCGCTATTGGATACCAGCGAAAACGGTTGGGACGCTTTGTACAAAGCGAATCTGCGGCACGTGCTGCTCTGCACTCAACTTGTGGCCCGCGCCCTGGTGAACGCCGAATTGTCGGGCAGCATCATCAACCTGACGTCGATCGAAGGGGTACGCGCGGCACCCGGCTACGCGGCGTACGCCGCCGCCAAGGCCGGCGTGATCAACTACACCAAAACCGCCGCGTTCGAGCTGGCGCCGCACGGTATTCGAGTCAACGCGATCGCGCCCGACCTCACCATCACTGAGGGACTGATGGCGCTCTCCCCGGATGGACTGGCACCCGAGTTGGGCCAGGCGATCCCGCAGGGGCGAGCCGGGCACGTCGACGAAATCGCTTGCACGGCAGTGTTTCTGGCTTCGGACATGGCGAGCTACATCACCGGCCAGACCATTCACGTCGACGGCGGAACCCAGGCCGCGGGTGGCTGGTATCACCACACCGCCACCGGCGGATTCAAGTTCGGACCCGGCTAG
- a CDS encoding CaiB/BaiF CoA-transferase family protein — translation MVELSTGIAGSYCTKMMADGGAQVIKIEPPQGDPLRQWSASGAEIPAGGDGALFGYLAGGKHSVVADPDVDAEFVNQLLAGADAVVWSRGSSLAESDAFTPAALRRNHPDLTVTSITPFGLDGPWSELPATEFTLQAWSGGIVGLGRGSPDRAPVFVGGQVGEYLAGAFASAATLASRRRGVGELLDLSMLETQIAGLTYYPVTFFQMLGRPWRDARKLTVPGIACAKDGLVDVGCGTAQQWFDLCAMIGHQDWIDEESPLSITEQANEKAAEIYSWFQSQNIDDIRDLASAFRIPNAPVANGANITGLDQFEYRQTFLDNPRDGFRQPGPPYRMQPAKLSPPHAAPRLGEHTAHYRKARPPVAHKPDGTADRLPFNGLRVLDMTTFWAGPSCTHFLAMLGAEVIHVESTRKPDGTRLIAGIPVTEEQWWEKSPIFSALNTNKKGLTLDLQTSAGRDLLRRLIATSDIVVENFTPRVLDQIGIDFEVVQTIRPDAILLRMPGFGLDGPWRDNPAFAYVIEAASGVSWLTGYPDRNPYEPYSVGDPNAGVHAVNALLLALEHRRCTGEGLLIEAAMIDAAVNIAAEQVIEYSAYGALLQRAGNRGPTAAPQNLYQTADVDEFGRLDSWVAVAVANDEQWTGLCEALGRPQWAVDPVLNTVAGRRERHDFIDDQLAAWCRDRSGDDIVQCLWDAGVPVGKVMQPHRQTEIPQLQFRRFFEDVGHPVNNRVPHSTVPVRFSAGPDRFHRRPAPLLGEHNYELLTELGLSEQQIAELEADGVIGRAPGSARRAAAR, via the coding sequence GTGGTCGAGTTGTCCACCGGAATCGCCGGGTCATACTGCACCAAGATGATGGCCGATGGCGGAGCCCAGGTGATCAAAATCGAGCCCCCGCAGGGTGATCCGCTGCGCCAGTGGTCGGCGTCCGGTGCCGAGATCCCGGCCGGCGGCGACGGCGCCCTGTTCGGTTATCTGGCCGGCGGCAAGCACAGTGTGGTCGCGGATCCAGACGTCGACGCCGAGTTCGTCAACCAGCTGCTGGCGGGCGCGGACGCGGTGGTGTGGTCGCGGGGTTCGTCGCTGGCCGAGAGCGACGCCTTCACTCCCGCCGCGCTGCGGCGCAACCATCCGGACTTGACCGTCACGTCGATCACCCCGTTCGGTTTGGACGGCCCGTGGTCTGAGCTGCCGGCGACCGAGTTCACGCTGCAGGCGTGGTCGGGTGGCATCGTCGGCCTCGGACGCGGATCACCGGACCGGGCACCGGTATTCGTGGGTGGCCAAGTCGGCGAATACCTCGCCGGTGCGTTCGCCAGCGCGGCGACATTGGCATCGCGACGCCGCGGCGTCGGTGAGCTTCTCGACCTGTCGATGCTCGAAACGCAGATTGCCGGACTCACGTATTACCCGGTCACCTTTTTCCAGATGCTCGGACGGCCGTGGCGCGATGCCCGCAAGCTCACCGTGCCGGGTATCGCCTGCGCCAAAGACGGTTTGGTGGACGTCGGCTGCGGCACCGCGCAGCAATGGTTCGACCTCTGCGCGATGATCGGCCACCAGGACTGGATCGACGAGGAATCGCCGCTGTCGATCACCGAGCAGGCCAACGAGAAAGCCGCCGAGATCTATTCGTGGTTCCAGAGCCAGAACATCGACGACATTCGCGACCTCGCCAGCGCCTTCCGAATCCCCAACGCGCCGGTGGCCAACGGCGCCAACATCACCGGGCTGGACCAGTTCGAGTATCGGCAGACCTTCCTCGACAATCCCCGCGATGGCTTTCGACAGCCCGGCCCGCCGTATCGGATGCAGCCGGCGAAGCTGTCCCCGCCCCACGCAGCTCCGCGGCTCGGCGAGCACACTGCGCACTACCGAAAAGCCAGGCCGCCCGTGGCCCACAAGCCCGATGGCACCGCGGATCGCCTGCCTTTCAACGGCTTACGCGTGCTGGACATGACGACCTTCTGGGCCGGACCGAGCTGTACGCATTTTCTCGCCATGCTCGGCGCCGAGGTGATCCATGTCGAGTCGACTCGCAAACCCGACGGCACCCGGTTGATCGCGGGCATCCCGGTCACCGAAGAGCAGTGGTGGGAGAAGTCGCCGATATTCTCGGCACTCAACACCAACAAAAAAGGCCTGACCCTCGACCTGCAAACCTCGGCGGGCCGAGACCTGTTGCGCCGCCTCATTGCAACCTCTGACATCGTCGTCGAGAACTTCACCCCCCGGGTATTGGACCAGATCGGCATCGACTTCGAAGTGGTCCAGACGATACGCCCCGACGCGATCCTGCTGCGGATGCCCGGGTTCGGGCTGGACGGCCCGTGGCGCGACAACCCGGCTTTCGCCTATGTCATCGAAGCAGCATCCGGAGTGAGCTGGCTGACCGGCTACCCGGATCGCAACCCCTACGAGCCGTACTCGGTCGGCGATCCCAACGCGGGTGTGCACGCGGTCAACGCGTTGTTGTTGGCGCTGGAGCATCGCCGTTGCACCGGTGAGGGCCTGTTGATCGAAGCCGCTATGATCGACGCGGCGGTGAACATCGCCGCCGAGCAGGTGATCGAATACTCCGCGTACGGAGCGCTGTTGCAGCGGGCCGGTAATCGCGGACCCACGGCCGCACCGCAGAACCTCTACCAGACCGCCGACGTCGACGAGTTCGGCCGCCTCGACAGTTGGGTGGCGGTCGCGGTCGCGAACGACGAGCAGTGGACAGGGCTGTGCGAGGCGCTCGGCCGACCGCAGTGGGCCGTGGATCCCGTCCTGAACACCGTCGCCGGCCGCCGCGAACGACATGACTTCATCGACGATCAGCTGGCTGCATGGTGTCGGGACCGCAGCGGCGATGACATCGTCCAATGTCTCTGGGATGCAGGCGTTCCGGTGGGCAAAGTCATGCAGCCGCACCGCCAGACCGAGATTCCGCAGCTGCAGTTCCGGCGCTTCTTCGAGGACGTCGGCCACCCGGTCAACAACCGCGTACCGCACAGCACCGTGCCGGTGCGGTTCTCGGCCGGACCTGACCGATTCCATCGGCGGCCCGCGCCACTGCTCGGCGAGCACAACTACGAATTGCTCACCGAACTCGGGCTGAGTGAGCAGCAGATCGCTGAGTTGGAGGCCGACGGCGTCATCGGCCGTGCGCCCGGCAGCGCGAGAAGGGCCGCGGCGCGGTGA